The following are encoded in a window of Brevibacillus ruminantium genomic DNA:
- the rpsJ gene encoding 30S ribosomal protein S10 → MAKQKIRIRLKAYDHKILDQSAEKIVETAKRSGANVSGPIPLPTEKAVYTILRAVHKYKDSREQFEMRTHKRLIDILNPTPQTVDALMRLDLPSGVDIEIKL, encoded by the coding sequence ATGGCAAAACAAAAGATTCGCATTCGTTTAAAGGCGTACGATCACAAAATTCTCGATCAGTCCGCTGAGAAAATTGTAGAAACTGCCAAGCGTTCCGGTGCCAATGTATCGGGTCCAATTCCGCTTCCTACGGAGAAAGCAGTTTACACAATCCTGCGTGCGGTTCACAAGTACAAAGATTCTCGTGAACAGTTTGAAATGCGCACTCACAAACGTTTGATCGACATTTTGAATCCTACCCCGCAAACGGTAGACGCTTTGATGCGTTTGGATCTTCCGTCTGGCGTTGACATCGAGATCAAACTGTAA
- the rpsS gene encoding 30S ribosomal protein S19 yields the protein MGRSLKKGPFVDDHLMKKVEVLNEKNEKRVVKTWSRRSTIFPDFVGHTFAVYDGRKHVPVYVTEDMVGHKLGEFAPTRTFKGHVDNDKKSKKR from the coding sequence ATGGGTCGCAGTTTGAAAAAGGGTCCTTTCGTAGATGATCACTTGATGAAAAAAGTTGAAGTATTGAACGAAAAGAACGAAAAACGCGTGGTGAAAACCTGGTCTCGTCGCTCCACAATCTTCCCTGATTTCGTGGGACATACGTTTGCAGTCTATGACGGCCGCAAGCATGTACCGGTATACGTAACAGAAGATATGGTCGGTCACAAACTGGGTGAATTTGCACCAACTCGTACCTTCAAGGGTCACGTCGATAACGACAAGAAATCCAAGAAGCGCTAA
- a CDS encoding globin domain-containing protein — protein sequence MSDRLITPYEQIGGAETLSRLVDAFYDLVAKHPDLAPLFPDDFTEVKERQYQFLTQFLGGPTLYSDQHGHPMLRARHMRFPIGAVQAEAWLSCMSKAMDQIALAGELRDQIFDRLRLTAYHMVNQWEKDKA from the coding sequence GTGTCCGATCGACTCATCACACCATATGAACAGATAGGCGGCGCCGAGACGCTCTCCCGTCTGGTCGACGCTTTTTACGATTTGGTAGCGAAGCACCCTGATCTGGCTCCGCTCTTTCCCGACGATTTTACCGAGGTCAAGGAGAGACAGTATCAGTTCCTCACGCAATTCCTTGGCGGTCCGACATTATACAGCGACCAGCACGGACATCCGATGCTGCGGGCGCGGCATATGCGATTCCCTATTGGCGCTGTACAGGCAGAAGCCTGGCTGTCCTGCATGAGTAAGGCCATGGACCAGATTGCGCTTGCCGGTGAGCTTCGCGACCAGATCTTTGACCGCTTGCGTCTGACCGCTTACCATATGGTGAATCAATGGGAAAAAGATAAAGCGTAG
- the rplE gene encoding 50S ribosomal protein L5 has protein sequence MAARLKEKFQSEIVPSLMSKFGYSSIMQVPKVEKIVINMGVGEAVGNAKALDAAVEDLQIIAGQKPVVTRAKNSIAGFKLREGMAIGAKVTLRGERMYHFLDKLMNVSLPRVRDFRGISSKAFDGRGNYTLGLKEQLIFPEIEYDKIDKVRGMDIVIVTSAKTDEEARELLTQMGMPFRK, from the coding sequence ATGGCAGCAAGACTGAAAGAAAAGTTCCAAAGCGAAATCGTGCCTAGCCTGATGAGCAAGTTTGGTTACTCTTCCATCATGCAGGTTCCGAAAGTAGAAAAGATCGTAATCAACATGGGTGTTGGTGAAGCAGTAGGCAACGCCAAAGCTCTGGATGCAGCTGTGGAAGACTTGCAAATTATCGCTGGTCAAAAGCCAGTAGTAACTCGTGCGAAGAACTCCATCGCAGGCTTCAAACTGCGTGAAGGTATGGCAATCGGTGCGAAAGTGACTCTGCGCGGTGAGCGTATGTACCACTTCCTCGACAAACTGATGAACGTATCTCTTCCACGTGTACGTGACTTCCGCGGTATTTCCTCGAAAGCGTTCGATGGTCGCGGCAACTACACACTCGGTCTGAAGGAACAACTGATTTTCCCTGAGATCGAATACGATAAAATTGACAAGGTTCGCGGTATGGACATCGTAATCGTTACTTCCGCGAAAACTGACGAAGAAGCACGTGAATTGCTAACACAAATGGGTATGCCATTCCGTAAATAA
- the rpsC gene encoding 30S ribosomal protein S3 — protein MGQKVSPVGLRIGIIRDWESKWFADKDFATLLHEDLRIRKFVKGRLKDAAVSTIEIERAANRVNVTIHTAKPGMVIGKGGSEVEILRKSLTELTGKRVHININEVKKPDLDATLVAENIARQLENRISFRRAQKQSITRTLRAGAKGIKTLVSGRLGGADIARSEGYSEGTVPLHTLRADIDYGTAEAHTTYGRIGVKVWIYRGEVLPTKKNVATEEGGK, from the coding sequence GTGGGTCAAAAGGTAAGCCCGGTTGGTCTTCGTATCGGCATTATCCGCGACTGGGAGTCCAAATGGTTCGCTGACAAGGACTTCGCAACCCTGTTGCACGAAGACCTGAGAATCCGCAAATTTGTAAAAGGGCGTCTGAAAGATGCTGCTGTTTCTACGATTGAAATCGAACGTGCAGCTAACCGCGTAAACGTTACGATTCACACCGCTAAGCCTGGTATGGTAATCGGTAAAGGTGGCTCAGAGGTTGAAATTCTGCGCAAATCCCTGACCGAACTGACTGGCAAGCGTGTTCACATCAACATCAACGAAGTGAAGAAGCCTGATCTTGATGCTACTCTGGTAGCTGAAAATATCGCTCGTCAACTGGAAAACCGTATTTCTTTCCGTCGTGCACAAAAGCAATCGATCACTCGTACGCTGCGCGCTGGTGCGAAAGGAATCAAAACTCTGGTCAGCGGTCGTCTTGGCGGTGCTGACATTGCGCGTTCCGAAGGTTACAGCGAAGGTACTGTTCCGCTTCATACGCTCCGTGCTGACATCGATTACGGTACAGCCGAAGCACACACCACATACGGACGCATTGGCGTAAAAGTGTGGATCTACCGTGGAGAAGTCCTTCCTACGAAGAAGAACGTAGCGACTGAGGAAGGAGGCAAATAA
- the rplC gene encoding 50S ribosomal protein L3 has translation MTKGILGRKLGMTQVFGPNGAAIAVTVIEAGPCVVLQKKDQENDGYEAIQIGFEDKKDHRANKPEKGHAAKANTAPKRFIREINGVNLAEYEVGQELKADIFAAGESVDVAGVTKGKGFQGAIKRHNQSRGPMSHGSRYHRGPGSLGAVDPARVFKGQSLPGQMGGDNVTIQNLEVIKVDADRNLILVKGSVPGPKNSVVLVSSAVKQK, from the coding sequence ATGACCAAAGGAATCTTAGGCAGAAAGCTTGGTATGACCCAAGTTTTTGGTCCGAACGGCGCAGCGATCGCTGTAACCGTCATCGAAGCAGGTCCTTGCGTAGTACTGCAAAAGAAGGATCAGGAGAACGATGGATACGAAGCTATCCAGATCGGCTTTGAAGACAAAAAAGACCATCGCGCGAACAAGCCGGAAAAAGGACACGCAGCGAAAGCTAACACTGCACCTAAGCGCTTCATCCGTGAAATCAACGGAGTAAACCTCGCTGAATACGAGGTAGGTCAAGAATTGAAAGCTGATATTTTCGCCGCAGGAGAATCGGTAGACGTTGCCGGCGTAACCAAGGGTAAAGGTTTCCAAGGTGCGATCAAACGTCACAACCAAAGCCGCGGTCCGATGTCTCACGGTTCCCGTTACCATCGTGGCCCAGGTTCGCTCGGTGCGGTTGACCCTGCTCGCGTATTTAAAGGTCAATCCCTGCCAGGTCAAATGGGTGGCGACAACGTAACCATTCAAAACCTGGAAGTGATCAAGGTAGATGCGGATCGCAATCTGATCCTGGTAAAAGGATCTGTGCCTGGTCCAAAAAATAGCGTCGTACTGGTTTCTTCGGCTGTCAAGCAGAAATAG
- the rplV gene encoding 50S ribosomal protein L22, protein MEAKAIARYIRIAPRKVRLVVDLIRGKQVGEALAILKHTPKAASPVVEKLLKSAIANAEHNYEMDPNGLVVGKIFVDQGPTLKRFRPRAMGRASRIHKRTSHITVVLNEK, encoded by the coding sequence ATGGAAGCTAAAGCAATTGCTCGCTATATTCGTATTGCCCCTCGTAAAGTTCGCCTGGTGGTAGACTTGATCCGAGGCAAGCAGGTTGGTGAAGCGTTGGCGATCCTGAAACATACGCCGAAGGCTGCTTCTCCGGTCGTGGAGAAACTTCTGAAATCGGCTATCGCTAACGCAGAGCACAACTACGAAATGGATCCGAACGGACTTGTTGTAGGGAAAATCTTCGTGGACCAAGGTCCAACACTGAAGCGTTTCCGCCCGCGTGCGATGGGTCGCGCAAGCCGCATCCACAAGCGCACAAGCCACATCACAGTGGTACTAAACGAGAAATAA
- the rpsH gene encoding 30S ribosomal protein S8, which yields MVMTDPIADMLTRIRNANMVRHEKVEIPASTIKKDIARILKEEGFIRDAEFIEDNKQGIIRVFLKYGANNERVITGLKRISKPGLRVYAKSTEIPKVLGGLGVALISTSTGVMTDKQARQAHVGGEVLAYVW from the coding sequence ATGGTTATGACTGATCCAATCGCTGACATGCTAACGCGTATTCGTAACGCCAACATGGTTCGCCACGAGAAAGTGGAGATCCCGGCGTCCACGATCAAGAAAGACATTGCTCGCATCCTGAAAGAAGAAGGTTTCATTCGCGATGCCGAGTTCATTGAAGATAACAAACAAGGGATCATCCGTGTTTTCCTGAAATACGGTGCGAACAACGAGCGCGTAATCACCGGTCTGAAACGTATCTCTAAACCAGGTCTGCGCGTTTACGCAAAAAGCACTGAGATCCCTAAAGTTCTTGGCGGTCTGGGTGTAGCCCTGATCTCTACGTCTACTGGCGTAATGACCGACAAGCAAGCTCGCCAAGCTCATGTAGGCGGAGAAGTTCTCGCTTACGTTTGGTAA
- a CDS encoding RNA polymerase sigma-70 factor, protein MDTQQLYITYKPLLFSIAYRMLGTVADAEDLVQDTFLALEKFQQHSIENSKALLCKILTNRCIDFLRSARKKREVYVGPWLPEPIVFRAEDREPIDELIHQEQLSIALLAVMEKLSPVERAIFILREVLHFGYEEIEDITGKEQANCRKIFSRIKLKLSQELPETRIDNEQQRAMLESFLKAIQTEDSTALLELLSPEVVLYSDGGGKVRAAIRPIVTSERVIAFLLGIARKQTPDYRQEFANVNGETGIVVYKGDQVYSVTTIRQRKGEIAAVYTILNPDKLHRAGQL, encoded by the coding sequence ATGGATACCCAACAGCTATATATCACGTACAAACCGCTGCTGTTCTCCATTGCGTACCGCATGCTGGGTACAGTAGCGGATGCAGAGGATCTTGTCCAAGATACCTTTCTGGCACTGGAGAAATTTCAGCAGCATAGTATCGAAAATAGTAAGGCTCTGCTTTGTAAGATTCTGACCAATCGCTGCATTGATTTCTTGCGATCAGCAAGAAAAAAACGGGAAGTGTACGTGGGGCCCTGGTTGCCGGAACCTATCGTCTTTCGGGCAGAGGACCGTGAGCCGATTGATGAGCTGATTCACCAGGAGCAATTGTCGATTGCCCTGCTGGCTGTGATGGAAAAGCTCTCCCCTGTCGAAAGAGCGATATTTATCCTGAGAGAAGTGCTTCATTTTGGGTACGAGGAGATAGAGGACATTACCGGAAAAGAGCAAGCAAATTGCCGAAAAATCTTTAGTCGCATCAAACTAAAACTGTCTCAAGAATTGCCTGAGACAAGAATCGACAATGAACAGCAAAGAGCAATGCTAGAATCTTTTCTCAAGGCTATTCAAACGGAGGATTCCACAGCCTTGCTGGAACTGCTGTCGCCTGAGGTCGTCCTGTATTCCGATGGTGGTGGTAAAGTAAGAGCAGCCATTCGCCCGATTGTGACGAGTGAAAGAGTCATCGCGTTTTTGCTGGGCATCGCAAGAAAACAAACGCCTGATTACCGTCAGGAATTTGCCAATGTGAATGGGGAGACAGGTATTGTTGTGTACAAAGGGGATCAGGTGTACAGTGTGACCACTATCAGGCAGAGGAAAGGGGAAATTGCTGCGGTGTACACCATCCTGAATCCGGATAAACTGCACAGGGCGGGGCAACTCTGA
- the rpmC gene encoding 50S ribosomal protein L29 produces MKANEFRNLTTAEIEQNVVSLKEELFNLRFQLATGQLETTSRIKQVRKDIARAKTVLRQRELGIG; encoded by the coding sequence ATGAAGGCTAATGAGTTCCGCAATTTGACCACTGCCGAGATCGAACAAAACGTTGTCTCCTTGAAAGAAGAGCTGTTCAACCTTCGTTTCCAGCTGGCTACTGGTCAACTCGAAACCACGTCTCGCATTAAACAAGTGCGTAAGGATATTGCTCGTGCGAAAACCGTCCTGCGCCAAAGAGAATTAGGGATCGGCTAA
- the rplR gene encoding 50S ribosomal protein L18, giving the protein MFTKADKNKARKKRHLRIRKRLAGTTVRPRLNVFRSSKHIYAQVIDDSTGTTLAQASSLDKELGLKNGANAEAAAAVGTLIAKRAQEKGLNDVVFDRGGYIYHGRIKALAEAAREAGLQF; this is encoded by the coding sequence ATGTTTACGAAAGCTGATAAAAACAAAGCTCGGAAAAAACGCCACCTGCGCATTCGCAAGCGCCTGGCTGGAACGACTGTACGTCCTCGTCTGAACGTATTCCGTTCTTCCAAGCACATCTATGCGCAAGTGATTGACGATTCTACTGGCACTACTCTGGCACAAGCATCCTCTCTGGATAAAGAGCTTGGCTTGAAAAATGGTGCAAATGCAGAAGCTGCTGCAGCAGTAGGTACACTGATTGCAAAACGTGCTCAAGAAAAAGGTCTGAACGATGTCGTTTTTGACCGTGGCGGATACATTTATCATGGACGCATTAAAGCACTCGCAGAAGCCGCTCGTGAAGCTGGCCTGCAATTCTAG
- a CDS encoding DMT family transporter: MNNNERLLYLMLAGVVTLWGLNVVMVKYLTMFPPLFVAAIRMTVAGLFLSPILWKYRNQMNIKGIDWLLIAGVGASSIALHQITLAWGVRFTTAGNASLILGLNPLATALLAMLLLGERMNWRKALGIGIGFSGVLLVVMSQHGAIEMNGWGDAIMFFSMLMYVTGGLLIRKLTTREVPVLLITALSQMVGVVCLWGVALADQPLSFYLSLDVTPFQWFVIFVSGGLSTALGSVGWNYGIRQLGASRTAVFLNGMPLASLFFAAVFLGERLQLLHLLALVMIVTGVYLGSRQVLPKRMNAKTDVMTKA, translated from the coding sequence ATGAACAACAATGAACGCCTGTTATATCTGATGCTGGCTGGCGTCGTCACGCTTTGGGGGCTCAACGTGGTGATGGTCAAGTATCTGACAATGTTCCCGCCGCTCTTTGTGGCTGCGATCAGGATGACGGTAGCAGGTTTGTTTTTGAGTCCTATATTGTGGAAGTACCGAAATCAGATGAACATCAAGGGGATAGACTGGCTGTTGATCGCCGGGGTGGGAGCAAGCTCGATTGCCCTGCATCAGATCACGCTGGCCTGGGGAGTCCGCTTTACTACGGCGGGAAACGCTTCGCTCATTTTGGGTCTCAATCCGTTGGCGACGGCGTTGCTGGCCATGCTTCTCCTTGGAGAGCGCATGAACTGGCGCAAGGCGCTGGGGATCGGTATTGGGTTTAGTGGAGTTTTGCTCGTAGTCATGTCACAGCATGGCGCCATCGAGATGAATGGCTGGGGAGATGCCATTATGTTTTTCTCCATGCTGATGTATGTAACGGGCGGCTTGTTGATCCGAAAGCTGACAACCCGGGAGGTTCCCGTCCTTCTGATTACAGCGCTTTCGCAAATGGTGGGGGTTGTTTGTCTGTGGGGAGTGGCACTGGCTGACCAGCCGCTGTCTTTCTATCTGTCGCTAGATGTCACGCCATTCCAATGGTTTGTGATTTTTGTATCTGGGGGTCTCTCCACAGCACTCGGGTCGGTCGGCTGGAACTACGGCATTCGTCAATTAGGGGCCAGCAGAACGGCCGTGTTTTTAAATGGCATGCCGCTCGCCAGTCTCTTTTTTGCTGCAGTGTTCTTGGGTGAGCGCTTGCAGCTCTTGCATCTGTTGGCGCTGGTGATGATCGTGACCGGAGTCTATCTGGGGTCCAGGCAGGTTTTGCCCAAACGGATGAATGCAAAAACAGATGTCATGACAAAAGCGTAG
- the rpsQ gene encoding 30S ribosomal protein S17 has protein sequence MTAERKMRRTMVGRVVSDKMDKTIVVMVETYKKHTLYGKRVKYSKKFKAHDENNSAKTGDIVEIMETRPLSKDKCFRLVRIVEEAVIV, from the coding sequence ATGACCGCAGAACGCAAAATGCGTAGAACCATGGTAGGTCGCGTTGTTTCCGACAAAATGGATAAAACCATTGTTGTAATGGTAGAGACCTACAAAAAACACACGCTGTACGGCAAACGTGTGAAGTACTCCAAAAAGTTCAAGGCTCACGACGAAAACAACTCTGCGAAAACAGGCGATATCGTGGAAATCATGGAAACTCGCCCATTGTCCAAAGACAAGTGCTTCCGCTTGGTTCGTATCGTCGAAGAGGCAGTAATTGTATAA
- the rplB gene encoding 50S ribosomal protein L2 has translation MGIKKFKPTSPGRRQMTVSTFEEITTSTPEKSLLAPLSKKAGRNNHGKITVRHHGGGHKRKYRIIDFKRNKDGIVGRVATIEYDPNRSANIALINYLDGEKRYIIAPHGLKVGDEIVSGADADIKTGNALPLANIPVGTTIHNIELKPGKGGQLVRAAGSSAQLLGRDGDFVIVRLSSGETRRIHNVCRATIGQVGNIDHELLNIGKAGRSRWLGIRPTVRGSVMNPNDHPHGGGEGRAPIGRKAPVTPWGKPTLGLKTRKKKNKSDQYIIRRRKK, from the coding sequence ATGGGTATCAAAAAGTTTAAACCGACTTCTCCTGGTCGTCGCCAAATGACGGTTTCTACATTCGAGGAGATCACCACATCGACTCCCGAAAAATCCCTGTTGGCGCCTCTGAGCAAAAAAGCTGGACGCAACAACCACGGGAAAATTACCGTTCGTCATCACGGTGGCGGTCATAAACGTAAATATCGCATCATCGACTTCAAACGGAACAAGGATGGCATCGTAGGTCGCGTAGCTACAATCGAATACGATCCAAACCGTTCTGCAAACATCGCCCTGATCAACTATCTGGACGGTGAGAAGCGCTACATCATCGCTCCTCATGGCCTGAAAGTTGGCGATGAGATCGTTTCCGGCGCAGATGCAGACATCAAAACCGGTAACGCACTGCCACTGGCTAACATCCCAGTTGGTACTACCATCCACAACATCGAGCTGAAGCCTGGCAAAGGTGGACAATTGGTTCGCGCAGCAGGTTCCTCCGCTCAATTGCTGGGTCGTGATGGTGACTTCGTAATCGTTCGTCTCTCTTCCGGTGAAACTCGCCGCATCCACAACGTATGCCGCGCGACTATCGGTCAAGTAGGAAACATCGATCACGAACTGTTGAACATTGGTAAAGCTGGTCGTTCCCGTTGGTTGGGTATTCGTCCAACTGTACGCGGTAGCGTAATGAACCCGAACGATCACCCGCACGGTGGTGGTGAAGGTCGCGCTCCGATCGGACGTAAAGCACCTGTTACTCCTTGGGGTAAACCGACTCTCGGTCTCAAAACCCGCAAGAAGAAAAACAAATCCGATCAATATATCATCCGTCGCCGCAAGAAGTAA
- the rplN gene encoding 50S ribosomal protein L14, with amino-acid sequence MIQTQSRLAVADNSGAKELMCIKVLGGSGRKTANIGDVIVCSVKSATPGGVVKKGQVVKAVVVRSKRGVRRPDGSYIRFDENAAVIIKDDQSPRGTRIFGPVARELREKDFMKIISLAPEVI; translated from the coding sequence ATGATCCAAACTCAGTCGAGATTGGCTGTTGCTGACAACTCCGGTGCAAAAGAACTTATGTGCATCAAGGTTCTGGGTGGGTCCGGTCGCAAAACGGCGAACATCGGTGATGTTATCGTGTGCTCCGTTAAATCCGCTACACCCGGTGGCGTTGTCAAGAAAGGCCAAGTAGTTAAAGCGGTTGTAGTACGCAGTAAGCGTGGCGTTCGCCGTCCTGATGGTTCTTATATCCGTTTCGATGAAAACGCAGCGGTTATCATTAAAGATGATCAATCTCCTCGTGGTACTCGTATTTTTGGACCGGTAGCACGTGAACTTCGTGAAAAAGACTTCATGAAGATCATCTCCCTGGCTCCTGAGGTAATCTAA
- the rplF gene encoding 50S ribosomal protein L6, giving the protein MSRVGRKPIVVPAGVTLALNGTELTVKGPKGQLVRNFHPEITINISENEVNVERPSDNKLHRSLHGTTRALVANMVKGVSEGFTRTLELVGVGYRAAKAGNGVTLSLGFSHPVEVTPEAGLEIEVPNQTTLVVKGIDKERVGQLASEIRALRKPEPYKGKGIKYSDEVVRRKEGKKGK; this is encoded by the coding sequence ATGTCTCGTGTCGGTAGAAAACCGATCGTGGTCCCTGCAGGCGTTACCCTCGCTCTGAACGGTACTGAGCTGACGGTAAAGGGCCCTAAGGGTCAACTCGTTCGTAACTTCCATCCGGAAATCACAATCAACATTAGCGAAAACGAAGTAAACGTTGAGCGTCCTAGCGATAACAAGCTGCACCGCTCTCTCCATGGTACGACTCGTGCTCTGGTTGCCAACATGGTAAAAGGCGTATCGGAAGGCTTTACTCGTACACTGGAGCTGGTAGGTGTAGGTTACCGTGCTGCGAAAGCAGGAAACGGTGTTACACTGTCTCTCGGTTTCTCCCATCCAGTAGAGGTAACTCCTGAAGCTGGTCTGGAAATCGAAGTGCCAAACCAAACCACACTGGTGGTTAAAGGTATCGACAAAGAGCGCGTAGGCCAACTCGCGTCTGAAATTCGCGCCCTCCGCAAACCTGAGCCATACAAAGGCAAAGGGATCAAGTACAGCGACGAAGTTGTTCGCCGTAAAGAGGGTAAAAAAGGTAAATAA
- the rplD gene encoding 50S ribosomal protein L4 — MPKVALYNQAGSQVGEIELADTVFGIEPNQAVLFDAIVMQQASQRQGTHDVKNRSEVRGGGRKPWRQKGTGRARQGSIRSPQWKGGGVVFGPTPRKYGYKLNRKVRRLALKSALSTKVQNNELLVLDALNIAAPKTKDMAVVLGNLKVDRKVLIVTSEFDQNVALSSRNIPGAKFIDAAGINVLDLVAYDKVIVTKDAVAKVEEVLA, encoded by the coding sequence ATGCCAAAAGTAGCTCTTTACAATCAAGCTGGTTCGCAAGTAGGCGAAATTGAACTGGCAGACACTGTGTTCGGCATTGAGCCTAACCAAGCTGTTCTTTTCGATGCGATCGTTATGCAGCAAGCGTCCCAACGCCAAGGTACGCATGACGTAAAGAACCGTTCTGAGGTTCGTGGTGGTGGACGCAAACCGTGGCGTCAAAAAGGTACCGGTCGTGCTCGTCAAGGTTCCATTCGCTCTCCGCAATGGAAAGGCGGCGGTGTAGTTTTCGGACCGACTCCACGTAAATACGGATACAAACTGAACCGCAAAGTTCGTCGTCTGGCGCTGAAATCCGCGCTGTCCACGAAGGTTCAAAACAACGAACTCTTGGTACTGGATGCCCTGAACATCGCGGCTCCAAAAACCAAAGACATGGCGGTTGTGCTGGGTAACCTGAAAGTTGATCGCAAAGTGCTGATCGTAACCTCCGAGTTCGATCAAAACGTAGCGCTCTCTTCCCGTAACATCCCGGGTGCCAAGTTCATCGATGCAGCAGGCATCAACGTTCTTGACCTGGTAGCGTATGACAAAGTAATCGTAACGAAAGATGCGGTTGCGAAAGTAGAGGAGGTGCTCGCCTAA
- a CDS encoding type Z 30S ribosomal protein S14 has protein sequence MAKKSMVIKQQRTPKFAVRAYTRCERCGRPHSVLRKFKLCRICFRELAYKGQIPGVKKASW, from the coding sequence GTGGCAAAGAAATCAATGGTCATCAAGCAACAACGGACACCGAAGTTTGCAGTACGTGCTTACACGCGTTGTGAGCGCTGCGGACGTCCTCATTCCGTTTTGCGCAAATTCAAACTCTGCCGTATTTGCTTCCGTGAACTTGCTTATAAAGGCCAAATCCCTGGCGTGAAAAAAGCAAGCTGGTAA
- the rplW gene encoding 50S ribosomal protein L23, with the protein MKSLHDIIKRPIITERTTDMMAEKKYVFEVPLKANKTEIKQAVEKVFGVKVEAVNTVRVPAKPKRYGKYSGYTSEWKKAIVKLTEDSKELAFYEGV; encoded by the coding sequence ATGAAGAGCCTTCACGACATCATCAAGCGCCCTATCATTACGGAGCGCACCACTGACATGATGGCTGAGAAGAAGTACGTATTCGAAGTGCCACTGAAAGCCAACAAAACCGAAATCAAGCAAGCCGTTGAAAAAGTTTTCGGCGTAAAAGTAGAAGCAGTAAACACTGTTCGTGTTCCTGCGAAACCAAAACGCTACGGCAAATACTCCGGTTACACCTCTGAGTGGAAAAAAGCAATTGTGAAGCTGACAGAAGACAGCAAAGAGCTGGCGTTCTACGAAGGCGTATAA
- the rplP gene encoding 50S ribosomal protein L16 gives MLTPKRVKHRKQHRGKMAGNAKGGTTVAFGEYGLQALEPAWVTNRQIEAARIAMTRYIRRGGKVWIKIFPDKPITQKPLEVRMGSGKGSPEYWVAVVKPGKIMFELAGVSEEVAREAMRLAMHKLPIKCKFVKREEVGGDAHEG, from the coding sequence ATGTTAACGCCAAAACGCGTGAAACACCGCAAACAACATCGCGGAAAAATGGCTGGTAACGCAAAAGGTGGCACTACTGTTGCTTTCGGTGAATACGGCTTGCAAGCTCTCGAGCCTGCATGGGTAACGAACCGTCAGATCGAAGCTGCCCGTATTGCGATGACTCGTTACATCCGCCGTGGCGGTAAAGTATGGATCAAAATTTTCCCTGACAAGCCAATTACGCAAAAGCCGCTTGAAGTACGGATGGGTTCCGGTAAAGGTTCTCCTGAGTACTGGGTAGCGGTAGTGAAACCTGGCAAGATCATGTTTGAACTTGCTGGTGTATCCGAAGAAGTCGCTCGCGAGGCTATGCGCCTGGCAATGCACAAACTGCCTATCAAGTGCAAGTTCGTGAAGCGGGAAGAAGTGGGTGGTGACGCACATGAAGGCTAA
- the rplX gene encoding 50S ribosomal protein L24, with translation MHVKKGDTVIVITGKDKGKKGRVLAAYPKKDRVLVEGINLIKKHSRPTQTNPQGGIVTQEAPIHVSNVSLIDPKSGAATRIGYKVLDNGKKVRYAKKSGEVLDK, from the coding sequence ATGCACGTTAAGAAAGGCGACACTGTTATCGTAATAACGGGTAAAGACAAGGGTAAAAAAGGTCGCGTTCTCGCTGCTTACCCGAAGAAAGATCGCGTCCTGGTAGAAGGTATCAACCTGATCAAAAAACACTCTCGTCCAACCCAAACCAATCCGCAAGGCGGCATTGTAACGCAAGAAGCACCGATTCATGTATCCAACGTATCCTTGATCGATCCAAAGTCCGGCGCAGCAACACGTATCGGTTACAAGGTACTGGATAACGGTAAAAAAGTTCGGTACGCGAAAAAATCTGGCGAAGTTCTCGACAAGTAG